The DNA window ATTAAACACCAACCACAATGCAGCACTTCAGGTTTAagcaataaacattttttttgtttattttttaaacccaGTAAGATGCTGAAATCCAGAATTGCAAACTGATAGCAATGTTTCAGTAAAGGTAATGAAAACATCAGGAAGGGGTCAAACTCATGTCCAGCTCTTAACTCATGCATGTGTGCACTGAAGCAGCAGGTTTCAGATGCAGAATGAGTCAGCACACTTATTTGCTATTAATATTCACATCACTAGGAATGTACTGGGAACAATCAAACTTTCCACAAACTTCCACAGGAACCTCCAATAAATCAATGGTAACCAAATTCTCCGGCGCTTCTCCGTGGGCATGGGTCTGTGCACTGGAATAAGAGGCAGAAGTGGAGGAGGATCGGCATGCACTGCGAATGCTCAGAGATTTGAAAATCATGGCCATAAGAGGAGGGATGTTTGATCATGCCATAATTAGCAGAAATAGCAGTGTGAATATTCACAGGGTGCATTGTCAGGATGGCAGGGATCAGCTGGTCAATTTGTATGCAAATAGGGTGAGGCTTAGCCTGCCTTGCACTGTACAGCCCTTCTCCCAAGAACAGAGCTATTTTAAGAAAGATTCTTAACCAAAAATGTGGATactaatgtacacacacacaccactccattTTGAACAGCACATTAAAGCAGGTGTCAAAAGGTCTACAGAACCTAGACAGATCTATGAAGCTCTGTTGGATTATTATCCATCTTCTGGTCTACCGCTCTATGTCAATCACCTCTTTTTCTAACAGGGATCTCCCTTTCCAAAGCACCTCCAGAGCTCGCTGTGTGACACTGCACTGGTGCTGCTGTGATCTGGAGAGTAGGCTAAACATTCAAGTGTGTCAGTCGGAGCTCAGCAGGggggaaggagagaaagagattgaTCCAGCACTGCGTTCGTGCTGTGTCTGGGAAGTGGACGATGCTATCTCTTTCCCCCATTGGAGTAACATCAGAAGAAGTCAGAGGCTCCACAACATGCCCTACAGGCTCAATATAAAAGGGCCCAATAACTGAAGCACCGGTATGTGGCATTGGATTCTCAAGGACATGACCTTCTGACTCACTGGATGTATGTGAATGCACAGCTGAAACAATCATGAAAGTCAACACATGatctaaacacacaaacatacacaaaatgagagagagaaggaggagcatAAGAAGATACTGAAAGATTGAGAGAGTGCAATGAGAGAAGAAATGTATAGGAGAAAAAGTGTAGAACGGAGAGGGGAGAATAAAGGAGAAATAAAGAAGCAGGGACGGATGAGTGAGAGaataagacaaaaaataaaaaacaactgaCATAATGATGAAGGACACAAATTTTAATTCTTACAATTTCTCAGTTTTGAAACTATTGATACAGTTAAATCAAATAAACTTTGTTGAGCCTCTGGAATGATGCCATGATGTAGGTTTATATAATTCCACCGGGGTTTTGATGAATATTTATGGTGATGCATCGTCATGGTCATTTGTATGTGGGATGTAAACCGCAATTGGCCATGAAAGGCCAAAGagacacaaacatttaaaaatgaaatctgaTGCAAATGGTCTTTTCCATATGACCTTGTTTAAAGCCAGTCAGGAATAATACTGCTGAATGTTAATggagatgaaaaaaaaagtaagaaaaagAAGTGGTTATAGCCATTAATGCTGCTAAAATAGCACTAACAATGCTATAACATTTCATGAGAAATAATAGTGTTGTACAATCACAAAAATCAcaaaaagcgcacacacacacacacacacacacacacacacacacacacacacacatatacaaatacatacacTTGCTCCCCctcacatttacacaaatacaaattcacTCCCTCAGACACAGTATTCTATGAAGAGCTGTAGTTGAATTAAACATAGTATTCTCTAGTATTGACAAATAGGCTCTTTGATGCTGGAATAGTTCAACCATAAATATTCAATATTCCACATCTCCCCTACATTTGCATTTCCCTTGTAATTTTCTTGATGGAAATGTGGGGACTTGAGGTAGTGTAAAAGGTAATCATATTATAAACACTACAATGACACTAGGCTTTTCAAAAGAAAAATGCTGAAGATCCTTAAATACATAGAGCAAAGGTGACTGCAAGTTCTCAATGAAATACATCTTTCTCACAAAGGACCTCAAGATAAAGAAATGAATATATACTCACTACACACATACATGATGTTATAAACAATCTAAAAGAAGCAGAAATGTATCACATGAATACACTGTCCTAGACGGAGATTCCTAAAGCTCTTGTAGGTTATGGATCACTCTGATGACACTTCAGCGCCACAATGCATTTGGAAAACTCAACATTTGCTGccagaaataaacacatgtatctccaaaatggtaactttacaggagaaggcaaAATGTTCTTTAATATGAATGGAAGCTGAAGTAAGGAAATTTCAGTATGAAGTCATTTTGGGGCATTTCTACCGGTCCATCTCTATTTATGAGAAACGGACACAGTGTACAGAGCAACTGATGCATACAAGTGACGTGGAAGAAGgatggagatacatggttttctttggacagcgacgatatgcgATAGTCAAAAGGAAGGACACTTTACTTTTGAAAAATACTACCCCTTCACTTAATCAGTCAGGCTTAATTTCAAAGTCAATTGTTAGAACTATGGCTACACAGGCTTTCCATCAGTTGGTGTATATTTACCTTTGAAACATTGGAGGGCCAAAGTGATACGTTCTTCACCAACAGATTCAAAATATAGTGCTGGCTTATGtacttaaacaaaagcaaaatatCAGTGTAACCGGACAGCGTTCCCTCATGCAAAAATATGGAAGATGCATTAATGCAGTTTACAAAATGTGCAAGTCTTCAATGcaagaaaacaaaggaaaatatttttacaacaaattttacaactgcagttctgaaaaacacaagcttTGGCATACCAAATGGACTCATTTTACTGTGTCATGTTAGCATGTCATCATCTTTATGGACCGATTTCTTTTGTTTGCTAGGAACAAAGCTGTGATGTACAAACCTCTGTGCATGTACAAAATCAAGCATACAGTTTTATTGCTTAGGTACCGCACAAGTACACATAGAAAGCACATACAAAATGATTGCCATACATTCTTTATCTTATCTCTTTTTGTAGTGGAAGTGAGGGGATCGTTCCCTGGTCTTTCAGGCTCTAAGGCAGTTTtgttaaaaaaaggaaaggcCATAGATACTGAGCAGTGCGCCTTGGTCACCAAGGAGGTATGATTCAGGGGTAAGGTCTAGTGGAAAATCAGTCTGTTTCTGATCATTAGGATCATGACAAGGGGGTTAggaaggtgtgtgtatgtgtgtgtgtgtgtgcatgtgtgtaatcACATTTtcatgtgtgcatatgtgtgtttgtgtgcaacCTGATAAGTGAGATTGGTTCTACAGgttcttttattaaaatagATGACTTAATGTTAAGCAAGGAGTATATTTGCATCTCTTCCCAGCGTATTCCTCTCCTTTGAAAAGGGACATCGTATGTTTAGTTGGAACATTAAGACCCATAACTCTGTTATTACTTTGATGACTTCATTTTTTGGAGACTGCTATTTGTTGCATATCCCTACCTAATCTCACTACCAGACATTAAGTATTGCAAAAAATTGCTAAAAGAACTTGGAAGACACCGTCAATTTGTATGTTTGTACACAactcagtcactctcatacACGCTCACTCAGTCATCAGCTAACTAGCTATTCCTTCATTTGGCATTATGAGTCGAAAAGTAGTCATTGCACGGTTATAAATGCAGGTAGACAAAGGTTCTCTTTGCAGCCATAAAAGTTAGTTTTCCTTGATAGATATTACTAGATGATAAAAAAGAACACTGTCTGTACAAGAGACAAGGGTAGAGTCCTGTTTCATAAGTTTGATGGGAGTTTGGGGTGTAAGCTTGGTGTCCCTGGACTGGATCTGTCACCAGACCCAGGGGCTGGTGAGCCACTAGAGGATCCAGTCTGTACTATGGAAACTTTTGAAGTCTGCCTTGATAGGGCCACGTGACCTGGTATTGAACTGTAGGGTTTGGTAACTGGGGTGGGTGAGGGGGTCTTGATGAAACCTGGTGCTGAGACCAGTTGCGACGGTTCTGGGACATGGGAAACTTGTCTCACCAGCTTAGGTCTCTCAATAGCCCATGGAGAAGGGAGTGATATGGAGATGGTGCTGACTTCCTGAGAGGACAGATCAACCAGTGACCCGCCCCCCTCTCGTGGTTGTGAAGGAGGTGGACAGAGGGTCTGAGGGGACAGGAGGGAGCTTTGAGATCCCGAGGTGCTCGAGGGGTTGCTGTGAAGGGTTGTCCTCTTCCTCTGCACCAAGGGACTCTGAGACATTGGACTCCAGGCTGGTGGGGTACTACACGGGGAAGCGTTTCCTGACCCGTACTGGGCAAGCGAAGCCAGTGCAGAAGGTTCACGGGAAAGCTGTGGGAAATAATCAGGCTGGAGACTGCTCTGAGGGTCCTGAGTCTGGGGCTTCGGGGAAGACTGCTCAGAAAGAGTCTTTGAGCAAAGTGGAGATCCGATAGATGGTGAGGGAGTTCTTGTCCTGACTGCCTTACTTAACTCCTGACTGCGTTTGGTTTGAAAAGGATTGGGCTGAGTGGATTGGAGTTGGGTCAGTATAGGGCTAATGGAGTGGGCTATCAAGGGGGTGAGGGTAGAAGCCGGGGGAACGGAAAAATGAGTTGCTTCTCCACCCATCGCCCCTTGCTGAAAGAAGCCAGGCAATGGAGCAGTGATATTGGAGAAAGATGCTGGTGAAAAGTGAGGTTGAGTGTGGAGTTGAGCCACTGAGTCTCTAGAGCCACAGGTGGTGAGTGGCCTGTGGGGTAAGATGGAGGCTTCACTGATGCTGGACGTGGTGGTGGTAACTGTTGTTGTGGTAGAAGATGGCAGGGAGCTGGAAgctgaaggtggaggaggtgagGATGCAGCTGCAGAACTTTTGGCTCGGAGAGAATCCAGAATAGGTGTTTCCACACCAGAGCCCAGCTGAGAACTAGTGCCAGAAGATGATCCCCCCATTGCGGAAGCACCTGGAGCCACAGTTGGCATGGGAAACCGTTTCAAGTGGCCTGGGGGGTCTTTGAATGAACCTATCAAGGGCACTGGAGGTCGGAAGAGCGTGTGGGGCAGATGTGGGTGGCGAGTGAGAGCGATGGCCACTGAAGTTGTGGCAGCAGCAGCTTGGAGAGGAGCTTGGATGAGAGGAGCCCAGATGACCGGGGTGTGTGAGGCAGGAGGTAAATGTGGAGCTGGGGGAGGAGTCTGCATTAGGTGAGCACAGTGAGCCATGTCCCTGTCATGCTGCACTATCTGCTGGATAATCTCATTCTCCTGGAGGTTCAGCACACCTGAGTTTAGATCCCGCTGCACTTTGTGCTGAAGAACAGAGTTTCTTTTTCCTGTGAATATGAAACAGAAAAAACCCCACAGAATTATAAAATAAGAATAGCATTTTAAAATCCTTGCTGTTTGTGAATATAACTGTCTCATTCACAGCTTTCAAATGACATCTAAACAGATGCTGCATAGTGATAAAATAAGACTATGGACAAATCAATGTGCAGCAAATGAACAAAGTCCAtagcaaagtaaaaaaaaacttcagcTCCCATCAACAGCCTTCACCAGCATTGCTGTACacactaaatacacacacacacacacacacacacacacacacacacacatatatatatatatatatatatatatatatatatatatatatatatatatatatatatatatatatataatatgtgtgtgtgtgtgtgtgtatgtatatatatatattcattcattcattcattaactgtaaccccacgtccaattcagggtcatggtgggtccggagcgcactgggcacaaagtgggaacacaccctggaggggtgccagtccttcacagggtgacacacactcggagtgggacttgaacccacaaccaccaggtccctggagctgtgtgactgtgacactacctgttgctggagtttgttgacactgtgcatgctcactgtccactctattcaGCACACCTAagttgttggtccaccttgtagatgcaaagtcagagacagtaactatatgttgctgaacagtttgtgtgtcactgcagtgctgagaatggttCACAGCCCAAATAACACTTGCTCTGTGGGTATCCTGACCATAGAACGGCCGGGTAAAGGGGGCagaaacaaagtatgcagatcaACAGATAGACTACATTGTGTAAATTAGAAAAACTTTATGGTATGTAGTGCTTATAAAATGGACAAGGTATATAATATTGCTGTCCAATATAAAATCTGTGTCTCCATTTTTTGTCAATTAATAGTTTACTAtaccatttgaacacagcatctgtgCTTTACAtcgtgtgaaaatttcatgaagaatggaccaacaCAAATGCTTCAGcattatttgtaataaaatacattgaTGTGACCCCAAAGATGTGATTGAaagtttcgttttttttttacttcttaaGTTATTATTGAGATGCATTTTTAATTGGATTGTGACTATATACTGtccacagatatatatatatatatatatatatatatatatatatatatatatatatatatatatatgtgtgtgtgtgtgtgtgtgtgacaaatTTCAGTTAACTACTACTAAAAACTTGATTAATGCAATAAATTCACTTAATACTTTCATAGCGCTGCATTATAGACATTACACCTAAAACATATTCATAATTTGACTGATCATTTAATCCTATGGCCTACTTTAACTGAACATCAACCAAATATatttcagtgaagctgagaggaGCAGAGTGAGAAATTTATTTCAAAGTGTTTTGACATTACTGCAACTAAAAATATCCCTGCTGCTCCTCGGCCTTGACGTTTGCTGAAATTTCAACAGAACGGTCAGACATAATCTTTATAGCAGCTTGAAAAATCACACGATGCTGCCTTGAGACTCCATCTTGACAGTTTCATGACTACAACAGAAAAATTAAAGTATAGAAACACAAATATGTTTGTTCATGCTCTTCAGTTAACAGATGTTTGCCATCTGTGACTGGATGGTGCATCAGTATATTTCACACTGATAAGCAGAAGACTACATTTGAAATAGGAGgcattctttgttttctttattttttctttttgaaggTACTGTTATACAGTACTGATTTAcattagaatattatatatagtGTTATACACTGTATATCTTGCaataaaaaaattgaatatCTTGTAGGCTACATAATAGCCACTTTGATGGTAATTAACAAATGAAAGGAGGGGTCATTTGGCATAGCACTCTTCATAAGAATGGACCAATGTACCTTGCTAAGATCTAGATTACAAGGCCATGTCCAATAACTAATGactgtttctgtttgttatgTGACACATATGGTATTTTTCAATGGAAAACTCCAGTGCTCTTACCAATGCGGTCGAGGCGATCAAGTGCTACAGTCTCAAATGCGCGTCGCATCATGGGATACTCTTCCAGTACTTCATTAAAATGGTCCACAGACAGGGAGTACAGACGGCAGTATGTCTCCGCCCTCACGCTGGCCGTTCTCCTACCCCGGGTCAGCAAACAGATCTCTGCATGGGATATTAAACGTATGAACATCAGTAGGGTCATGTGACTTGACGGCACACAATCATTATTCAGTGAGTGTCATACAGTGATGGGGAGAATCAAGTGAACCCAGAAGGCAGAAATTTTACTCATGGAAATGccatttatttcaaaataatttattttcaaatcttTATTCTGAGCCCTAAAGGCTTACAATTGCTAAAGCATCATTTATTAAGGCAGGTTACAGAAGAAATGTACAGAGTAAAGCTCCAAAAATCAGTAAAGTTGAAGCGGATTTGTAAATGTTTGGCGTGGGAGGAAGTGTGGGGGGAAGCCTCAGCTGTGCGGCACCCGTCAGCTTTAGCACTGTAATTGGGGTCCTCACTTAGCCTTTGTTTGCAAAGGGTGCAGTGGGTGACTTCTCCACCATCTGCGATGCCTGCAGCCACACCACTGCATGAGCACACAAGCAAGCTATAAAGAAGGTAAATGTTTCTCACTAATGAAAACCTTACATTGGCATGGACCCTACAGGTCCCTGATTGATGCTGCTGATTGATACAGACTGTATGCCTATGAATAAAAGTACAGTAGGGCAATAAATAAGGTGCCTGTGGGCCTTCAGGGCCCTGGAGCAAGATGGAGTGTTTGGATAAGATAGGACAGCTGACATGGCCTAAGGGattactctctctctgcatcagTCACAGCCAGAGTCATAAAGAACAAGCAGCCAAGAACCACTCCACATACACCACACATCCACTATCACACACCGAGGGGGTGGGGAGGAGTGGGAGGAGGAAGAGCAGTGAGAAACATacaaaataagagagagagagagagagagagagagagagagagagagagagagagagagagagagagagaaaggaaaaggagAAGAGACTTGATATGGCAAGGGAAGGAGAAGAGGAATGATGAGACACAGAAAGATATAGAGACACAGAGTGGGGCAGAAAAAAATTagaaacagagaggagagatagactggacaagagagaaagacaacTGAAGCCTGGGTAAGCTTGACCCCcgcaaccccccaccccccgccaTCAccacccctcctctctctctctctctctctctctctctctctctctctctctctctgtctctctctctctttctctctcactcacacacacacacacacacagagggtttATGGGGAGTGAGATTATGAGCAGCTTGTTGAACATGTAATGACCTCAAATGAGTCCGGCAGAAGGAAGTAGGTTTTTGCGAAatatgacttttttttcttcaataaaTCTGCAGCTTGCTGATAACAGGGTCTACTTAGATGTGATCCTGAAACCACAGAGGAGCCAGTGACAGGGCTTCACAAGGCACAGAATGCTAAAAATGTGCCAATGCTACCTTTGTCGGAGCAGAATTTGCCAGAAAATATGAACGAGACTACCTTGAAATAGAGCAAGTTCCTTTATTTGGAACCTTCACTATGCTGGAAGCCTCAGTATTGTCATGTTGGCTGCCAAACAGGGCTACTTTAAAATCCATTCAGCAGCTGACATTTAAAAGAACTGATGTTTCtcaaaatgtagtctaaaaccTTTCGCAGACATTTTAGCTCGGTTTTAAAATAATCACAAGCCTGAGCTGTAATAAAAGGCTGCAATGAACAGCCTGATAACAAGCCCCCCTGTCAGTTATCCATTATCAGTCATTCATTACTttcctttctcttctttcttcatCTGTTATTTGAATTGTATGGTGCTACACTGTCCCACTGAGCTGTTACTGCAAGTCCCACTGATCGACAGTTGAGGAAAATTAATTTCATGAATGGCTAGTTGAGGTTGGGTGAGGAATTTCCCAgggctctttctttctctctctctctctctctctctctctctctctctctctctctctctctctctctctctaaaaaaaaaacccactcgTTTGCTGACTGGTTTCCCCTCGAGAGTGAGTTGATAACACCACAGCAAAGGCCTGCACACTTAAGCTCATTATAAACACTGCAGCTAAATCAAGCCAGCTCAATCAAACTGCAGCTCCACTCAAAACACTATACATAATACATAATGTGTTTGATCCTACAGTATTTGACTGGAATGCTTCATAAAGTGAGCCTGCAGTTCAAACTGCTCTTTGTGACTGGCTAGGTTTTGATGTTAATAGCCAGGTGGAAGTCGACTGAAGTGTGCTTACACACTGAATTAAAAAGTTGACACATGGCTTCATCCACTCTAGATGTAGTGGGCTTAAATTGCTGTAGTCAAGGTTTAGGAAAACAGCACCTTCAACGCCATTCACAAAGAGTCATTAGGTTTCCAGTGCCCCTGTGGAGTACTATGTACTTGTTGTCTGTGTTGCTGGCTGTTTGTTTCTCTAATTTAGTCAAACACCTGATGGTAATATTGATAATAACCATTTTCAACCTTTTGTGAGACAATGCTTGCAACACACCTATCACATCTGTGATTCGATCACAGGCACCAGTGAGTTCATTTGGGTTTAAATCACTAAATCCCCACATCACAATCTGAAAAGTGATTTTTCACAATAAGTTTTTCTCACTGATTTTCTACCTTTCTTTAACAtatcaaaaacaacaacaacaacaaaaaagcaaaaattgATATGTCAGGTAATGTCTGCCTCCTGTTTTCTCAGATTTTGAAAAAGAGTGTGACTGCAGGGCAATATCAAGTTCAAAACCTAATCAAATAAGCAAGTGTGCAGATGTAACACCACAAGTACAAAAATCTGGACAGTTCCATACAACAAGAAGGTTGAAAACTGCCATTGGTAAAGCGTTATTACATGTAATGCTTGACATTAACAATGCTTCCTGGACAACAGTGATTGGCATAACTTTTCAAGTGTTATCAAAGCAGCTGTATGGTAACTCTCTATTTCTCCTCTCCCATCTACCAATAAGCATTAGCAGTTTATGTGGTTTGTTGAAGTAACAAGAATTATAGTGAGAGTCTAAAACAGTACACAATGCTCAAAACATGAAATTATATCATATGCAGTCACCAGACGTGATTGTGTGGCTATAGATCTTACTGTATGCTTACTGTGATCAAGAAGACTgtaaataatcaataataattATGAACATTCAAGCAAAACACCAGAAGCCTGCACATTAAAAACCGAAACCTAAAGCCTCTAAACTTCAGTGGGGTCATAGGCTGAAGGATGTGTGGCTCAGTCATTTAAACCTTGACCTCTGCTTCAAATACATTAGCAATAAtcttactgggtgagtgttacTTACCTCCAAAGTAAGAGCCGTCTGAAATCTTTGTTTCTTTGCTGCCTTTGGTCAGAACTGTGAGCACCCCATGCTGAATGAAGTACATCTTCTTCCCCACTGTACCTTCTCGAATAATGTAATCTCCCGGCTGAAAGACCTCAAAGCGTAACTTGGTCAGCATCGAAGTCACAAAGTTGGGATCTGCATTAGCAAACAGCGGCATAGTGGCCACCAGCTTTCGACAGTTAAAACTGATGATCTCCTGTATGAGAAAAAGGTAAAAAGAAAGATGGAATCAAGAGTAGTACTGAGAACTCTTTTGATTAATTAGGTACATAATTCTGCATctcataattattatttttaaagtgcaacaaatacacaaatgtgACTGGAAGCACCTTTATCACAACAGTGGGTTATAGACCATGGCTGTGGCCTATTCACCAAAGTTGGGTGAAAAAACTATTTATGAACTATTCGTCATCTAATTTATAAAAGATTTGTCTAATTTGGAAACATAGAGAAATGGATTAAAATGAAAACTCTGTGAAATTTGGGATAAAATTGAACTGTGTaacttaatgaaataaaataattattaaataaaataaaataatgattatgTGTGTATTTACCAATTTTGGGACAACAACAATTGCACAATTTGCTGCAATTAAGTACAATGTCCCTTCCAGCACTTAAGTTTTTAATAAtggatttaaatgtaaaaataaggtAAGATAAACACAATGGAATAATAGTTATATTAGTAGTGTCTatagatttaaaaatataatcacaacAATTAAGTTAAAATAGTACTTTAATTTAGCAAGCTACTCTCTTGTATATTTGGGAGAGAGGTAAATGTGTAGTGAAATATAAATGAGAAACTGGTTACTACAGGAAAACATTCTTTTTGTACCTTATTATATTATGTCAGTGTAGTGTTGGTGAATTTTGAATTAGGAtttcttaatttgctgagtaaaactTTCAGGAAGTACTTTAGCATCAAACACAAAACATTTGATGGAGAAAATTTGATGCTACAACACAGCTCAGTACCCAAACAACAAACACCTCCATGTTCTGCCTTCAGCAACATTTTAAGAGATAATTTGAGGGGCTAAGTGAGgtaattttttgtgtgtgtgtgagaatgggagagagagagagagaggtcagagagtgttatgatatttaatacatatttcagcataaataaattGTAATCTACCTTCAGAGCTCAACTCCTGCTGAGGATAAACACATACTGTTTGCAACACAAATTGTGCACTGTATTTAATATGATTAGGCCTTACTTCTCTGAGCGGCTCATTCAGTTCTCCCAGAATGCTCTCCTCATCAAACATCTTGCCCTGGTAACGGTGCTCATAGTAGTCATGGATCCTCTGGCGCATGTCTGCAGGAAGCTTGTGAAAGGACATGTACTGCTCCACCTGTTTATACTGCGGGCCACAGAAAATAACACTCAGTAACATGGCGATAGAACAGTCAAGAAATTCAGCTCTTAAAATGCACAGAAGGTGTGAGTTCCATTGCTACACTGTTTACTGACACATCACGATTTAAGTAAACAACAGATTGTGGCATGTAGGAGGCAACATACGTGTCTCATATTGCTCCTGAACTATGTTCCCATCAGTGACCAacatatttctcttttattccaTCTTACACCCTCACACTTTCTCTATccttgctctctcactctttgtctctctgactctgtcaccctcactcttctctctctctctgcctgtttgACTCATTGAAAGGGCATATAGTATTGATAGGATTTGTTTTACCCTCTCTCCCTACTTGCCGTcatcttttgttattttattcatgtcTCTGAGTGATGCAGAGCGCTTGGAGACCTGAAAAcgttctaccctcctccacacctcctcctcctcattctGCTCTTCTCTCCTCACTCTGTAAGTTACAAACTTCCCACACAGAGCAAACACCttttcctgttctctctctctctctctctctctctatctctctctctctctctctctctctctgtgtcctgtcCTTTTGTCTCCCTGCAAGCAATTTCATCACTTTCATAACCTTCCTCCACAGTAACCAACCcacccattctctctctctctctctctctctctctctctctctctctctctctctctctctctctttccctctccctcattCCCTTCCTCACTCTCTTGTGTGTTGGCAGTGGACAGCATCCTGGCTCCAGTGTGGTGCCCTTCACCACATGCTAATGCTCCTGCCATGTGATCTGTGAGTATCTCTGCTGCTCTGAACAAAGCTCTCGGTCGGCCCACATGTCCCTCCACTAACTCTCAGAGTGGGCTGCAATTATCATATTCAAGGACAGGAGACAAAGCCAGCAGGGATGACTCCAGACAACAGGAAATACTGTCAGACAATACAGTTGGGCTCTACTCTGGAGAGCAGTGAGGCAGCGAAGTCACATACATGAGTCACGGTGTCAAAAAAACGGAGTGTCATTTGAATTTGTCCTTTTCAGGAATAATGCTGTTGTCAGCAGGTTGCTGGTAATCAC is part of the Hoplias malabaricus isolate fHopMal1 chromosome 4, fHopMal1.hap1, whole genome shotgun sequence genome and encodes:
- the hcn4l gene encoding potassium/sodium hyperpolarization-activated cyclic nucleotide-gated channel 3 yields the protein MERLHSSMRKRLYSHGDSAAEEEGEQDARRKSVRMKQLLPSASPSASGGEREKERERAGAERGGGGGAAGVEAETDVGSRAFSRANGDCRRFRASGAPQGDAAEQRRLITAEDAGPEEEEEDEDDEEEDRRRRRRKRERDDVGQEEEVVVRETERTPSLVKLESGEQIDEERLYQAGFMHRQLGAMLQPGVNKFSLRMFGSEKAVEREQERVKSAGFWIIHPYSDFRFYWDLIMLLLMVGNLIIIPVGITFFKDEHTPAWIVFNVVSDTFFLVDLVLNFRTGIVKEDSTEIILDPQLIKVRYLRSWFIVDFISSIPVDYIFLIVETRIDSDFYKTARALRIVRFTKILSLLRLLRLSRLIRYIHQWEEIFHMTYDLASAMVRIVNLIGMMLLLCHWDGCLQFLVPMLQDFPSDCWVSKNKMVNDTWGQQYSYALFKAMSHMLCIGYGMYPPVGMTDVWLTILSMIVGATCYAMFVGHATALIQSLDSSRRQYQEKYKQVEQYMSFHKLPADMRQRIHDYYEHRYQGKMFDEESILGELNEPLREEIISFNCRKLVATMPLFANADPNFVTSMLTKLRFEVFQPGDYIIREGTVGKKMYFIQHGVLTVLTKGSKETKISDGSYFGEICLLTRGRRTASVRAETYCRLYSLSVDHFNEVLEEYPMMRRAFETVALDRLDRIGKRNSVLQHKVQRDLNSGVLNLQENEIIQQIVQHDRDMAHCAHLMQTPPPAPHLPPASHTPVIWAPLIQAPLQAAAATTSVAIALTRHPHLPHTLFRPPVPLIGSFKDPPGHLKRFPMPTVAPGASAMGGSSSGTSSQLGSGVETPILDSLRAKSSAAASSPPPPSASSSLPSSTTTTVTTTTSSISEASILPHRPLTTCGSRDSVAQLHTQPHFSPASFSNITAPLPGFFQQGAMGGEATHFSVPPASTLTPLIAHSISPILTQLQSTQPNPFQTKRSQELSKAVRTRTPSPSIGSPLCSKTLSEQSSPKPQTQDPQSSLQPDYFPQLSREPSALASLAQYGSGNASPCSTPPAWSPMSQSPLVQRKRTTLHSNPSSTSGSQSSLLSPQTLCPPPSQPREGGGSLVDLSSQEVSTISISLPSPWAIERPKLVRQVSHVPEPSQLVSAPGFIKTPSPTPVTKPYSSIPGHVALSRQTSKVSIVQTGSSSGSPAPGSGDRSSPGTPSLHPKLPSNL